The following are encoded in a window of Solidesulfovibrio magneticus RS-1 genomic DNA:
- a CDS encoding nucleotidyltransferase substrate binding protein, with protein MALDLTSLTKAIDALDRSLAATADGLPAIPPNLRDTVRAGIIQHFVVAYDLCWKFLQRWLRENVSPTDADFPRTHKDLFRQAARAGLLDDPTPWFGFGDARNLTSHTYDGETTLDVCEAARRFLPQAKELLARLADRND; from the coding sequence ATGGCCCTCGACCTGACCAGCCTGACCAAGGCCATCGACGCCCTGGATCGGTCGCTGGCCGCCACGGCCGACGGACTTCCAGCCATCCCCCCGAACCTGCGCGACACGGTGCGGGCCGGCATCATCCAGCATTTCGTAGTGGCTTACGATCTGTGCTGGAAATTTCTCCAACGCTGGCTGCGGGAGAACGTCTCCCCGACCGATGCCGACTTCCCGCGCACCCACAAGGATCTTTTTCGCCAGGCGGCCCGGGCCGGCCTGCTCGACGACCCCACACCCTGGTTCGGTTTCGGCGATGCCCGCAACCTGACCTCCCACACCTATGACGGCGAAACCACCCTGGACGTCTGCGAGGCGGCTCGGCGCTTCCTGCCCCAGGCCAAGGAACTGCTGGCCCGGCTGGCCGACCGCAATGATTGA
- a CDS encoding nucleotidyltransferase family protein, which translates to MIDLAPDQLDTVRAILAAHLPEATVFVFGSRARGTARPHSDLDLAVAADAPLPLGRLEALRDAFAASNLPMQVDVVDYRAVSTAFRRIIDATKAPFE; encoded by the coding sequence ATGATTGACCTCGCCCCGGACCAGCTCGACACCGTGCGGGCCATCCTGGCCGCCCACCTGCCCGAGGCCACGGTTTTCGTCTTTGGTTCGCGGGCGCGCGGCACGGCACGGCCCCACTCCGACCTCGATCTGGCCGTGGCGGCCGACGCGCCCCTGCCCCTGGGCCGGCTTGAAGCCCTGCGTGACGCCTTTGCCGCCTCCAACCTGCCCATGCAGGTCGACGTGGTGGATTACCGGGCCGTCTCGACCGCGTTTCGGCGGATCATCGACGCCACCAAAGCCCCCTTCGAATAG
- the lon gene encoding endopeptidase La gives MSGFTFDSNRFAAETIRLPMMSLREVVMFPRSIAPLFVGREASIKAIEQAVAAHDKKIFLVAQRSPETEKPTSEDLFEMGTVSKILQMLRLPDGTIKVLFEGLYRAEWESETMTMGEDANYPMVTVRRVPEEETHGPESDALIRATQESLEHYGRINKKLAPETILAINSITSPGRLADAVMPHLKVDYIKKQGVLEELEPMRRLEETYAFLQGEIEISSIEKRIKNRVKQQMEKNQKEYYLNEQIKAINKEMGREDDPGAEAAEFEKRLEEKNMPEEAREKTLREIKKLRQTPPSSAEYTVVRNYVEWILDLPWQVYQDTDLDILAAEEILNTDHYGLEKPKERILEYLAVQKLVDRIKGPILCLVGPPGVGKTSLAKSIARAMGREFVRLSLGGVRDEAEIRGHRRTYVGALPGKIIQSLKRVKFNNPVFCLDEVDKMSTDFRGDPSSALLEVLDPEQNYAYSDHYLDLDYDLSKIFFITTANSLHSIPLPLQDRMEIIRIPGYLETEKAQIGGRFLLPKNIEQHGLTPENIQLTDEAMLTIIRRYTREAGVRNLEREIASVCRKAARKLVEGKEPEGGFVVDTADLEGYLGVPKHRHGEMEPAPKVGLCTGMAYTEVGGELLMVEVAIMPGSGKVEITGKLGDVMQESARAALSYLRSRSGLYGLKPDFHKEIDIHIHVPEGAIPKDGPSAGITLATTMISALLNLPVRNDIAMTGEITLRGRVLPIGGLREKLLAAHRGLIRTVIIPAENEKDLKDVPEAILKDMEVIKVESMDEVLSKALACEDQARLFCGRDANAAPLSDSLLKEEYRLEQRH, from the coding sequence ATGTCTGGATTTACCTTCGATTCCAACCGGTTCGCCGCCGAGACCATACGTCTTCCCATGATGAGTCTGCGGGAAGTGGTGATGTTCCCGCGCTCCATAGCTCCCCTTTTTGTCGGCCGCGAAGCCTCCATCAAGGCCATCGAACAGGCCGTGGCCGCCCACGACAAGAAGATCTTCCTGGTCGCCCAGCGCTCGCCAGAGACCGAAAAACCCACCTCCGAGGACCTCTTCGAGATGGGCACGGTGAGCAAGATTCTCCAGATGCTTCGCCTGCCCGACGGCACCATCAAGGTGCTCTTCGAAGGGCTTTACCGGGCCGAGTGGGAATCCGAGACCATGACCATGGGCGAGGACGCCAACTATCCCATGGTCACCGTGCGCCGCGTGCCCGAGGAAGAAACCCACGGGCCGGAATCCGACGCGTTGATCCGCGCCACCCAGGAATCCCTGGAGCACTACGGCCGCATCAACAAGAAGTTGGCCCCGGAAACCATCCTGGCGATTAATTCCATCACCTCGCCGGGGCGCCTGGCCGACGCCGTCATGCCCCACCTCAAGGTGGACTACATCAAGAAGCAGGGCGTGCTGGAAGAGCTGGAGCCCATGCGCCGCCTGGAAGAAACCTACGCGTTTCTGCAGGGCGAGATCGAAATTTCCTCCATCGAGAAGCGGATTAAAAACCGCGTCAAGCAGCAGATGGAGAAGAACCAGAAAGAGTACTATTTAAACGAGCAGATCAAGGCCATCAACAAAGAGATGGGCCGCGAGGACGATCCCGGGGCCGAGGCGGCCGAATTCGAAAAGCGCCTCGAAGAAAAGAACATGCCCGAGGAAGCCCGGGAAAAGACCCTGCGCGAGATCAAAAAGCTGCGCCAGACCCCGCCGTCCTCGGCCGAGTACACGGTGGTGCGCAACTATGTCGAATGGATCCTGGATCTGCCCTGGCAGGTCTATCAGGACACCGATCTCGACATCCTGGCCGCCGAGGAAATCCTCAACACCGACCACTACGGCCTGGAAAAGCCCAAGGAACGCATTTTGGAATATCTGGCCGTGCAGAAGCTGGTGGACCGCATCAAGGGTCCTATCCTGTGTCTGGTCGGCCCTCCGGGCGTCGGCAAGACGTCCCTGGCCAAATCCATCGCCCGGGCCATGGGACGGGAATTCGTGCGCCTGTCCCTGGGCGGCGTGCGTGACGAGGCCGAGATTCGCGGCCATCGCCGCACCTATGTCGGGGCGTTGCCGGGCAAGATCATCCAGTCGCTCAAGCGGGTCAAATTCAACAACCCGGTCTTTTGCCTCGACGAAGTGGACAAGATGAGCACGGATTTCCGGGGCGATCCGTCCTCGGCCCTGCTCGAAGTCCTTGATCCCGAGCAGAACTACGCCTACAGCGACCACTATCTTGATCTGGACTACGACCTGTCCAAGATCTTCTTCATCACCACGGCCAACTCCCTGCACTCGATCCCGCTGCCGCTCCAGGACCGCATGGAGATCATCCGCATCCCCGGCTACCTGGAAACCGAAAAGGCGCAGATCGGCGGCCGGTTCCTGTTGCCCAAGAATATCGAGCAGCACGGCCTGACTCCGGAAAATATCCAGCTCACCGACGAGGCCATGCTGACCATCATCCGCCGCTACACCCGGGAAGCCGGCGTGCGCAATCTCGAACGCGAGATCGCCAGCGTGTGCCGCAAGGCCGCCCGCAAGCTCGTGGAGGGCAAGGAACCCGAAGGCGGCTTTGTCGTGGACACGGCCGATCTCGAAGGCTACCTCGGCGTGCCCAAGCACCGCCACGGCGAGATGGAGCCCGCGCCCAAGGTCGGGCTGTGCACCGGCATGGCCTACACCGAGGTCGGCGGCGAGCTGCTCATGGTCGAAGTGGCCATCATGCCCGGCTCGGGCAAGGTCGAAATCACCGGCAAGCTCGGCGACGTCATGCAGGAGTCGGCCCGGGCGGCCCTGTCCTACCTGCGCTCCCGCTCGGGGCTCTATGGCCTCAAGCCTGATTTCCACAAGGAAATCGACATCCATATCCACGTGCCCGAGGGCGCTATCCCGAAAGACGGCCCGTCGGCCGGCATCACCCTGGCCACCACCATGATCTCGGCGCTTTTAAACCTCCCGGTGCGCAACGACATCGCCATGACCGGCGAGATCACCCTGCGCGGCCGGGTGCTGCCCATCGGCGGCCTGCGCGAGAAGCTGCTCGCCGCCCACCGGGGCCTTATCCGCACGGTCATCATCCCGGCGGAAAACGAAAAAGACTTGAAGGACGTGCCCGAGGCTATCCTCAAGGACATGGAAGTGATCAAGGTCGAAAGCATGGACGAGGTGCTGTCCAAGGCCCTGGCCTGCGAGGACCAGGCGCGCCTGTTCTGCGGCCGCGACGCCAATGCCGCGCCCCTGTCCGATTCGCTGCTCAAGGAAGAATATCGCCTGGAACAGCGGCATTAG
- the clpX gene encoding ATP-dependent Clp protease ATP-binding subunit ClpX: protein MTRKKGSVSGELCCSFCGKNQDEVQRLIAGPDVYICDECVALCNEIIAQESVTEETEGGKLLPPAEIKRLLDEYVIGQEQAKKILAVAVHNHYKRVYYAGSAGADDVEIDKSNILLIGPTGSGKTLLAQTLARILNVPFAIADATTLTEAGYVGEDVENILVQLLQNADYDIESASKGIIYIDEIDKIARKGDSPSITRDVSGEGVQQALLKIIEGTEANIPPKGGRKHPQQEFIRLNTANILFIVGGAFIGLDKIVGQRQRGSAMGFGAKVEAKSDDDLSKLLTQAHPADLIKFGLIPEFVGRIPILTSLEELTQTDLVRILTEPKNALVKQYQKLFELDKVRLRFSKNALDAIAQKAIERKTGARGLRNVMESIMLDIMYKLPSLTGVKECVINKAVVEKGIEPLLFYHQEVKSA from the coding sequence ATGACGAGGAAGAAAGGAAGCGTGTCGGGCGAGCTGTGTTGCTCGTTTTGCGGCAAGAACCAGGACGAAGTGCAGCGGCTCATCGCCGGCCCGGACGTCTACATCTGCGACGAGTGCGTGGCGCTTTGCAACGAAATCATCGCCCAGGAGTCCGTCACCGAGGAGACCGAGGGCGGCAAGCTGCTGCCCCCGGCCGAAATCAAGCGGCTGCTTGACGAATACGTCATCGGTCAGGAACAGGCCAAGAAGATCCTGGCCGTGGCCGTGCACAACCACTACAAGCGCGTCTACTACGCCGGTTCCGCCGGCGCCGACGACGTGGAGATCGACAAGAGCAACATCCTGCTCATCGGCCCCACCGGTTCGGGCAAGACGCTGCTGGCCCAGACCCTGGCGAGAATCTTAAACGTGCCCTTTGCCATCGCCGACGCCACCACGCTGACCGAAGCCGGTTACGTGGGCGAGGACGTGGAAAACATCCTCGTCCAGCTGCTGCAAAACGCCGACTACGACATCGAGTCGGCCAGCAAGGGCATCATCTACATTGACGAGATCGACAAGATCGCGCGCAAGGGCGACAGCCCGTCCATCACCCGCGACGTGTCGGGCGAGGGCGTGCAGCAGGCCCTGCTCAAGATCATCGAAGGCACCGAGGCCAACATCCCGCCCAAGGGCGGCCGCAAGCACCCGCAGCAGGAGTTTATCCGGCTCAACACGGCCAATATCCTCTTTATCGTGGGCGGCGCGTTCATCGGCCTGGACAAGATCGTAGGCCAGCGCCAGCGCGGTTCGGCCATGGGTTTCGGGGCCAAGGTGGAGGCCAAGAGCGACGACGACCTGTCCAAGCTGCTGACCCAGGCCCATCCGGCCGACCTCATCAAGTTCGGCCTGATCCCCGAGTTCGTCGGCCGTATCCCCATCCTCACGAGCCTTGAGGAGCTGACCCAGACCGATCTGGTGCGCATCCTCACCGAGCCGAAAAACGCCCTGGTCAAGCAGTACCAGAAGCTTTTCGAGCTGGACAAGGTACGGCTGCGCTTCTCCAAAAACGCCCTGGACGCCATCGCCCAGAAGGCCATCGAACGCAAGACCGGCGCGCGTGGCCTGCGAAACGTCATGGAATCCATCATGCTCGACATCATGTACAAGCTGCCGTCGCTGACCGGCGTCAAGGAGTGCGTGATCAACAAAGCCGTGGTGGAAAAGGGCATCGAACCGTTGCTGTTTTATCATCAGGAAGTGAAATCGGCCTGA
- the clpP gene encoding ATP-dependent Clp endopeptidase proteolytic subunit ClpP, whose translation MATIPIVIETTGRTERAYDIYSRLLRDRIILLGSAVDDYVANLICAQLLFLESEDPEKEIFMYINSPGGVVSAGLAIYDTMQYVMPPVSTLCLGQAASMGALLLCAGATGMRYALPHSRIMIHQPSGGYQGQATDIEIHAKETRRTRETLNEIMAKHTGQSMERIQVDTERDNFMSAEEAVAYGLIDKVLTSRERLEKKDAE comes from the coding sequence ATGGCCACGATACCCATTGTCATCGAGACGACCGGTCGCACCGAACGCGCCTATGACATCTATTCGCGGTTGCTGCGCGACCGTATCATCCTGCTTGGCAGCGCCGTGGACGACTACGTCGCCAACTTGATCTGCGCCCAGCTTCTGTTTCTCGAGTCCGAAGACCCCGAGAAAGAAATTTTCATGTACATCAATTCGCCCGGCGGCGTCGTTTCGGCCGGGCTGGCCATCTACGACACCATGCAGTACGTCATGCCGCCGGTCTCCACCCTGTGCCTGGGACAGGCCGCCAGCATGGGCGCGCTGCTCCTGTGCGCCGGCGCCACCGGCATGCGCTACGCCCTGCCGCACAGCCGCATCATGATCCACCAGCCCTCCGGCGGCTACCAGGGCCAGGCCACGGACATCGAGATCCACGCCAAGGAGACCCGGCGCACCCGGGAAACCCTCAATGAAATCATGGCCAAGCACACCGGCCAGAGCATGGAGCGCATCCAGGTGGACACCGAGCGCGACAATTTCATGAGCGCCGAGGAAGCCGTGGCCTACGGCCTCATCGACAAGGTGTTGACCTCCCGGGAACGGCTTGAGAAAAAGGACGCTGAATAG
- the tig gene encoding trigger factor has protein sequence MEYTVNQLSPVKTQVTVSVPAEEANAALASAVAMFRSRTDLKGFRKGKVPSSVVEQRFKKEIVSEATTDLINVHINEIMGELKLSPLSGLDVSEAALTKGEPLEYTFSFEHAPAFDLPEYKGQAVEEEDVVVSEADIESVIERVRKNLAEVKPLSDNRPAKDGEIVSVTFEAFEDGKAIPGVRAENFELTLGEGQALPAFEELVKTIASGNEGEGDVTFPADFINTELAGRTVTMKVAVHVIKERTLPPVDDELAKKAGNFENLDKMREAITMSYKKSREDLHRSSAQKKLLDSLLATLDFPLPPAVVEQQLGQMVEEFVGQLERRGKSLESTGKTLADIQGEMRPRAEELVKTQIFLSAVALKEELTVTPQEMDAFFYRLSTQAGQDVIMLKRYYEDNGLMIMVRDKLLCDKAADLIYANALVTKVAPVEKPAGEEAQD, from the coding sequence TTGGAATATACCGTTAATCAGCTTTCGCCTGTCAAAACGCAGGTCACCGTGTCCGTGCCGGCCGAAGAGGCCAACGCCGCCCTGGCTTCCGCCGTGGCCATGTTCCGCTCCCGGACCGACCTCAAGGGTTTCCGCAAGGGCAAGGTGCCGTCCAGCGTCGTCGAGCAGCGCTTCAAGAAAGAGATCGTCAGCGAAGCCACCACCGACCTCATCAACGTGCACATCAACGAGATCATGGGCGAACTCAAGCTGTCGCCGCTCTCCGGCCTGGACGTGAGCGAAGCGGCCCTGACCAAGGGCGAGCCCCTGGAATATACCTTCAGCTTCGAGCACGCCCCGGCCTTCGATCTGCCCGAATACAAGGGCCAGGCCGTGGAAGAGGAAGACGTCGTCGTCTCCGAGGCCGACATCGAATCCGTCATCGAGCGGGTGCGCAAGAATCTGGCCGAAGTGAAGCCGCTGAGCGACAATCGTCCGGCCAAGGACGGGGAAATCGTGTCCGTCACCTTCGAGGCCTTCGAGGACGGCAAGGCCATCCCCGGCGTTCGGGCCGAGAATTTCGAATTGACCCTGGGCGAAGGCCAGGCCCTGCCGGCCTTTGAAGAGTTGGTCAAGACCATCGCCTCGGGCAATGAAGGGGAAGGGGATGTCACCTTCCCGGCCGACTTCATCAATACCGAGCTGGCCGGCCGCACCGTCACCATGAAGGTGGCCGTCCACGTCATCAAGGAACGCACCCTGCCGCCGGTGGACGACGAGCTGGCCAAGAAGGCCGGCAACTTCGAAAACCTGGACAAGATGCGCGAAGCCATTACCATGTCCTACAAGAAGTCCCGCGAGGACCTGCACCGGTCCTCGGCCCAGAAGAAGCTGCTGGACAGCCTGCTGGCCACCCTGGACTTCCCGCTGCCGCCCGCCGTTGTGGAGCAGCAGCTCGGACAGATGGTCGAGGAATTCGTGGGGCAGCTGGAGCGCCGGGGCAAGAGCCTGGAGTCCACCGGCAAGACCCTGGCCGACATCCAGGGCGAGATGCGCCCGCGCGCCGAGGAACTGGTCAAGACCCAGATCTTCCTCTCCGCCGTGGCCCTGAAGGAAGAATTGACCGTCACTCCCCAGGAGATGGACGCGTTCTTCTACCGCCTCTCGACCCAGGCCGGCCAGGACGTCATCATGCTCAAGCGCTACTATGAGGACAACGGCCTCATGATCATGGTGCGCGACAAGCTGCTGTGCGACAAGGCGGCGGACCTGATCTACGCCAACGCCCTGGTGACCAAGGTCGCCCCGGTCGAAAAGCCGGCCGGCGAGGAAGCCCAGGACTAG
- a CDS encoding hydantoinase B/oxoprolinase family protein, which translates to MNITPITLEVFKNKFASVAEEMGVALTRTAYSPNIKERRDFSCAVFDSGGDMIAQAAHIPVHLGSMPLSVRAAIDAIDLGPGDMVMLNDPFRGGTHLPDITLVAPVHAGGDSPLFYVACRAHHADVGGMAAGSMPLSTSIFQEGLVIPPVKIVAEGEIVQGVMDLFLANVRTPQERQGDFAAQIMANRTGIARLTALAAAYGRERLAAMGTALLDYAERLMQAAIEAIPDGTYEAADSLDNDGAGTNEPTLRLTLTVEGGRAELDFSRSDPQTPGCINAVRAIVVSAALYVFRALAGQAVPANAGCLRPIDVTTKAGTLVDARFPAAVAGGNVETSQRLVDVILLALSRALPDRIPAASQGTMNNLAMGGVDPRSGKPFTYYETLAGGAGADAAGPGQSAVHSHMTNTLNTPVEALEYAYPIRVTRYALRQGSGGPGRHVGGEGLVREIEALGPMEATVLSDRRLRGPWGLCGGGEGAAGVNVVTRSTGGMAMPGKFHVRLRAGDRLCIQTPGGGGWGASS; encoded by the coding sequence ATGAACATCACCCCGATCACCCTCGAAGTCTTCAAGAACAAATTCGCTTCCGTGGCCGAGGAAATGGGCGTCGCCCTGACCCGGACCGCCTATTCGCCGAATATCAAGGAACGCCGCGACTTCTCCTGCGCCGTGTTCGATTCCGGCGGCGACATGATCGCCCAGGCCGCCCATATCCCCGTGCACCTCGGCTCCATGCCGCTGTCCGTGCGCGCCGCCATCGACGCCATCGACCTCGGGCCGGGCGACATGGTCATGCTCAACGATCCCTTCCGGGGCGGCACCCATCTGCCCGACATCACCCTGGTCGCGCCCGTCCATGCCGGCGGCGACTCACCCTTATTTTACGTGGCCTGCCGCGCCCACCACGCCGACGTCGGCGGCATGGCCGCCGGCTCCATGCCGCTGTCCACCTCCATCTTTCAGGAAGGCCTCGTCATACCGCCGGTCAAGATCGTGGCCGAAGGCGAGATCGTCCAGGGCGTCATGGACCTGTTTTTGGCCAACGTGCGCACGCCCCAGGAGCGCCAGGGCGACTTCGCCGCCCAGATCATGGCCAACCGCACCGGCATCGCCCGGCTGACCGCGCTGGCCGCCGCTTACGGCCGCGAACGGCTGGCCGCCATGGGTACCGCGCTGCTCGATTACGCCGAACGCCTCATGCAAGCCGCCATCGAGGCCATCCCCGACGGAACCTATGAAGCGGCCGACAGCCTGGACAACGACGGGGCCGGAACCAACGAACCGACCCTGCGCCTGACGCTTACCGTCGAAGGCGGCCGGGCCGAACTCGATTTTTCCCGCAGCGATCCGCAAACGCCCGGCTGCATAAACGCCGTGCGGGCCATTGTCGTGTCCGCCGCGCTCTATGTGTTCCGCGCCCTGGCCGGCCAGGCCGTGCCGGCCAACGCCGGCTGCCTGCGGCCCATCGACGTCACGACCAAGGCCGGAACCCTCGTCGACGCCCGTTTCCCGGCCGCCGTGGCCGGCGGCAACGTCGAGACCTCCCAGCGTCTGGTGGACGTCATCCTGCTGGCCCTGTCCCGGGCCCTGCCCGACCGCATACCGGCCGCCTCCCAGGGCACCATGAACAATCTGGCCATGGGCGGCGTCGATCCGCGAAGCGGCAAACCCTTCACCTACTACGAGACGTTGGCCGGCGGGGCCGGAGCCGATGCGGCCGGCCCGGGACAATCGGCCGTCCACTCCCACATGACCAACACCCTCAACACTCCGGTGGAGGCCCTGGAATACGCCTACCCCATCCGCGTGACGCGCTATGCCCTGCGTCAGGGTTCCGGCGGTCCGGGGCGGCATGTGGGCGGCGAGGGGCTGGTGCGCGAGATCGAGGCCCTGGGTCCCATGGAGGCCACGGTCCTCTCCGACCGGCGGCTGCGCGGCCCCTGGGGCCTTTGCGGCGGCGGGGAAGGGGCGGCCGGCGTCAATGTGGTGACGCGCAGTACCGGCGGCATGGCCATGCCGGGCAAGTTCCATGTGCGGCTGCGGGCCGGGGACAGGCTGTGCATCCAGACGCCGGGCGGCGGCGGCTGGGGCGCGTCTTCCTGA
- a CDS encoding hydantoinase/oxoprolinase family protein: protein MAVVGVDTGGTFTDVICWTDDGFAVVKLPSSPDNPARAVLSGLARLAVPARRVMHGSTVATNALLERRGAVTAFVTNQGFEDIIAIGRQNRPELYDLASRKEPCLVPEALRFGAPGRVSAEGKVIEELSAEAVRELTARVAASGAESVAVCLLFSFLKPEHELLLGEALAEAGLSVSLSSDILAEFREYERAATTVANAYVAPVMAGYLGDLAAGLPEGAELCVMQSSGGLIRAETARREPVRTVLSGPAGGVVAGLAMGKAAGFDRLITFDMGGTSTDVSLLDGALSMAAETELAGLPIKTPMLDIHTVGAGGGSLARLDAGGALVVGPESAGAVPGPACYGKGDGLTVTDANLFLGRLSPDHFLGGQMPLFPDRLPELFTALGAAGGLTAVEAAEGVVAVAEAAMERAIRVISVERGHDPADFALLSYGGAGGLHAVSLARLLGVKTVVVPRHPGLFSALGMLFADIVRDFSETVMAASDKTDLIEVAGLFGNLETRARQVMAEEAPGARMVLERQLDMRYQGQSHELPIRFVADPFLAFHNRHEAVFGFKHPKAVIEIVTLRIRARVITDKPQFTEAERLVAGVPAEAMLGWKPLVWQGAEQAAMWYDRDKLLPGNTLSGPALVAETSATTFLPPGVAAEVDGFGNLVISVDGGRAATA from the coding sequence ATGGCCGTTGTCGGCGTGGATACCGGCGGCACGTTTACCGATGTCATCTGCTGGACGGACGACGGTTTTGCCGTGGTCAAACTGCCGTCGAGCCCGGACAATCCGGCCCGGGCCGTGCTTTCGGGCCTTGCCCGGCTGGCTGTCCCGGCCCGGCGCGTCATGCACGGCTCCACCGTGGCCACCAACGCCCTGCTCGAACGCCGGGGCGCGGTCACGGCCTTCGTCACCAACCAGGGCTTTGAGGACATCATCGCCATCGGCCGCCAGAACCGGCCCGAGCTGTACGATCTGGCCAGCCGCAAGGAACCGTGTCTGGTGCCCGAGGCCTTGCGCTTCGGCGCGCCCGGGCGGGTGAGCGCCGAGGGCAAGGTCATCGAGGAGCTTTCCGCCGAGGCCGTCCGCGAGCTTACGGCCCGGGTGGCCGCCTCGGGAGCCGAGTCCGTGGCCGTGTGCCTGCTTTTTTCGTTCCTCAAGCCCGAGCATGAGCTGCTTCTTGGCGAGGCCCTGGCCGAGGCCGGGCTGTCGGTGTCGCTGTCCTCGGACATCCTGGCCGAATTTCGCGAATACGAGCGGGCCGCCACCACCGTGGCCAACGCCTACGTGGCCCCGGTCATGGCCGGCTATCTCGGCGATCTGGCCGCTGGCCTGCCCGAGGGAGCCGAGCTTTGCGTCATGCAGTCGAGCGGCGGCCTGATCCGGGCCGAGACCGCCCGGCGCGAACCGGTGCGCACGGTGCTGTCCGGCCCGGCCGGCGGCGTGGTCGCGGGACTGGCCATGGGCAAGGCCGCCGGCTTTGACCGGCTCATCACCTTCGACATGGGCGGCACCTCCACCGACGTGTCGCTGCTCGACGGCGCGCTGTCCATGGCCGCCGAGACCGAGCTGGCCGGGTTGCCCATAAAAACGCCCATGCTCGACATCCATACCGTGGGCGCGGGCGGCGGCTCCCTGGCCCGCCTCGACGCCGGCGGGGCCTTGGTCGTTGGCCCCGAGAGCGCCGGAGCCGTGCCCGGCCCGGCCTGCTACGGCAAAGGCGACGGGCTCACCGTCACCGACGCCAACTTGTTTTTGGGCCGGCTGTCCCCGGACCATTTCCTGGGCGGCCAGATGCCGCTTTTCCCCGACCGCTTGCCGGAACTCTTTACGGCCCTGGGCGCGGCCGGCGGCCTGACCGCCGTGGAGGCGGCCGAGGGGGTCGTCGCCGTGGCCGAGGCGGCCATGGAGCGGGCCATCCGGGTCATTTCCGTGGAACGCGGCCACGATCCGGCCGATTTCGCCTTGCTGTCCTACGGCGGGGCCGGCGGGCTGCACGCCGTGTCCCTGGCCCGGCTCCTTGGCGTCAAGACGGTGGTCGTGCCGCGCCATCCGGGCCTTTTTTCGGCCCTGGGGATGCTTTTCGCAGACATCGTGCGCGATTTTTCCGAGACGGTCATGGCCGCTTCGGACAAGACCGATCTCATCGAGGTGGCCGGGCTTTTCGGCAATCTCGAAACCCGGGCGCGCCAGGTCATGGCCGAGGAAGCCCCGGGCGCGCGCATGGTCCTGGAACGCCAGCTCGACATGCGCTACCAGGGCCAGTCCCATGAGCTGCCCATCCGCTTCGTGGCCGACCCGTTTTTGGCCTTCCACAACCGCCACGAGGCCGTCTTCGGCTTCAAGCATCCCAAGGCGGTCATCGAGATCGTGACGCTGCGCATCCGCGCCCGGGTCATCACCGACAAGCCGCAGTTCACCGAGGCCGAGCGGTTGGTGGCGGGCGTGCCGGCCGAGGCCATGCTGGGCTGGAAACCCCTGGTTTGGCAGGGCGCGGAGCAGGCGGCCATGTGGTACGACCGCGACAAACTGCTGCCCGGCAACACCTTGTCCGGCCCGGCCCTGGTGGCCGAGACCTCGGCCACCACCTTCCTGCCGCCAGGGGTGGCTGCCGAGGTGGACGGGTTCGGGAATCTGGTCATCAGCGTGGACGGCGGGCGGGCCGCGACGGCGTGA